The following DNA comes from Anopheles arabiensis isolate DONGOLA chromosome 3, AaraD3, whole genome shotgun sequence.
TTGGGgcataaatgtaaacaaactgaaTAAGTTGCTTATCTTTCTACTGCAGGTTCTAGCTTCTGCggtgaaaatgtattttttatgagGGGAAATGTTATCTTTCATCAATCGGAAAGATTCCTATTGTTACATTCAACACAACATTAGAAAACCATTCACGTTTAAACGAACGGTTACGTGGTTGACAAGCCGAGAACGGCATTCCATACCTGTCAGTCAGTGTCGGCTTCAGCCAAAGAGAAAGTTGTTTTGCAAGCCCAGAGCTAGCAAGCCGATTGGCCATTCTCCGCCCAAGTCGCGCTCACAGCACAGCCCATTCCACGCTGGCAACATATTAAGGCGGAAGTATCTGTGGCCGTAGAAAAACGGGCACCATTGTGTTGCCATCAAACAAACCATGCTCTTCAAGTGAACGTGAACAACGTGGTTTGCCAGACATTTGCGCTTCGTAGTTTGAACCACTTTCTGCTCAGCGATGGGTGGTCCGGTGGGTGAGGTGAGTGTATCCCAGCAGTACGTGGCACCAATTGAAACCAAACATTAGCGAAAGTCACCAGCAACGTGATCCGGTCAAGGTCAAGCGAATAACTTCCCGGTTCACTGGCCATCATGTTGTGACTGGGTGCTCTTACTGTTATCTAAACAATGCCAGTTATCTCTAAACAATGCGTCTCATACGTatttatgtgtctgtgtgtgtgtctgttttctcTCTTacccttccctttttttaggAGGAACTGTCCTTGTACGATCCGGCACTGCTGCTCAGCCTAAACTTCTTCGATTCGCCCGCTAACTTTAACCCGCGCATCTCGGCGGCCGCACCGGGCGAAGTTTGGCTGAAGGTGCGACCCCTGCAAACTGGCGATTTCCATCGCGGCTTCCTGCAAATTCTGTCCCAGTTGACGAAAGTGGGCGATGTTTCGCTTACACAATTTCTTAGTAAGTGAAAGGGggaacaacagcagcagcagcagcaactgttgTTTCGTGATCATGACATTAAactgttttgcttccttcctgcctttccccttttttgcacaGATCGCTTTGCACAAATGCGTGCCAGCGGCGACTACTACGTAACGGTGATTGTCGACACGCGGTACGACAAAATCATCGGCAGTGCGACGCTGGTGCTGGAGCGGAAGTTTATACACGGCTGTGCAACCCGGGGCCGCCTCGAGGATGTCGTTGTGGACGATACGTACCGTGGCAAGCAGCTGGGGAAATTGTAATTGCGCTTATACATGGCACACGGCGGAAACCTTGCAATGATTAATTTGTAtcttattttccatttcaaatCCACAGAATTGTGGTCACGGTCAGCCTGCTGGCCAAGGAGCTCGGCTGCTACAAGATGTCGCTGGACTGCAAGGATAAGCTCATACCTTTCTACAAATCGATCGGCTACACGCTGGAACCGGGCAATGCCAACACGATGAACATCCGGTACGAGGCGACCACGCGAAGCATCGGGCGCAATGCAGCGGGCGCGGGCAACCAGCCCGAAGACACGGAACCATCCTGACAATTAGCCGCCAGTGCTGCTACCCCAAGTAAATCCAAGCTCTAGATTGCACCTGGTCGCGCTTTAGTTAAACatggttgtgtgtttgctttgtcTGCACGTTGCCCGACAGGGTGTgacatgttttgcttttgtactTGCAATTGGATTTACTTTCGTACGGAGGGGAAGCTTatcgcttgcttgcttgcttgattTAGCGCAAGGTTTTGttacattctttaaaaaagcattttaaagAAACGTTATTAAAACGCTTTGCGCTGAGCAGCAAGTGCCCCTCGTAGCAGCATCTGGTACGTAACacggatttgtttttttaaattttttttttatcgtctCATTTTATGTATTCTTTTCGGTGCTTGGGTTTCTGGGtagtcaaataaaaaaaagctttaaaagCTGATTTACACTTATAATTATGTTAGCCTTTACATTGAAGGGAAATGTGTCCAATTTGTCGGTTGTTTGGCTCTCTGAAACTGAAATCATACCAGTCGTGGAATTGATTCTGAACCCATATCGATCCACGATCCATTTACGAACCTAAAACCGGTCCTTGGACCGATCACAAGCCTTTACCGGTCGTAGAACAGATCATTGGAACTGATATTGAACCTATATCTGCCGTCAAAACAATCTCGAACCCATACCATTCATATAAGAACCAGTCCTATAATTGAAACCGAACCCATACTGATCCTGGAACTGTTAACAAACCCATACCGGTACTGGAACTGATCGAACAGATCAAGATTTCATACATGTC
Coding sequences within:
- the LOC120900707 gene encoding probable glucosamine 6-phosphate N-acetyltransferase — protein: MGGPVGEEELSLYDPALLLSLNFFDSPANFNPRISAAAPGEVWLKVRPLQTGDFHRGFLQILSQLTKVGDVSLTQFLNRFAQMRASGDYYVTVIVDTRYDKIIGSATLVLERKFIHGCATRGRLEDVVVDDTYRGKQLGKLIVVTVSLLAKELGCYKMSLDCKDKLIPFYKSIGYTLEPGNANTMNIRYEATTRSIGRNAAGAGNQPEDTEPS